In Quercus lobata isolate SW786 chromosome 12, ValleyOak3.0 Primary Assembly, whole genome shotgun sequence, a genomic segment contains:
- the LOC115971003 gene encoding anthranilate N-benzoyltransferase protein 1, with translation MEVEAPGHEIFEVNFTGKSIIKAVNPLPGPHILTLSNLDLLSGRFPVTYFYFYNKPLVSNLTPIVDILKSSLAETLNYYYPFAGRIVQNLNTCEPEIICDNNGALLVEAQANIRLKELNFYNLNQLLQGKLVKLSPDFPLQVQVTHYTCGGISITFTFDHALGDASAFGNFLISWSKITQKKQISCIPDHRRNLRARSPPRYHPSLDQTFVKCTIEEIINMPATKIRLKRLYHIDAASIERLQKLACVNGNKRTKIEAFSAYIWKVMINAIDQSHSKCKMGWLVDGRSRMCGEENSMSNYIGNVLSVAFAEASLIELKQDSISDIANNVHEAISKATTQDHFLDLIDWIECHRPGLMLSRIVLGQGGPALVLSSGRRFPVAEVDFGFGSPVLGTVCSTIERIGVAYLNQRQSARGDGSWTISAILWPELAAALESDSIFQPMSANHLQL, from the coding sequence ATGGAAGTAGAGGCTCCAGGGCATGAAATATTTGAAGTGAACTTCACTGGAAAAAGTATTATCAAAGCTGTGAACCCCTTGCCAGGGCCTCATatcctcactctctcaaaccTTGATCTTCTTTCAGGCCGCTTTCCTGTAACATACTTCTACTTCTACAACAAACCTCTTGTCAGTAACCTTACACCGATTGTTGACATTCTCAAGAGCTCCCTTGCTGAAACTCTCAATTACTACTACCCCTTTGCTGGCCGCATCGTTCAGAACCTGAATACTTGTGAGCCTGAAATCATATGTGACAATAATGGTGCGCTACTTGTAGAAGCTCAAGCCAATATCCGTTTgaaggaattaaatttttacaaCCTTAATCAACTTTTGCAGGGGAAGTTGGTTAAACTCAGCCCTGACTTCCCCCTGCAAGTCCAAGTAACACATTACACTTGTGGAGGCATTTCAATAACGTTCACCTTTGACCATGCACTAGGTGATGCGAGTGCCTTTGGAAATTTTCTTATCTCTTGGTCCAAAATCACTCAAAAGAAGCAAATATCATGCATACCAGATCACCGGAGAAATCTTCGTGCACGTTCTCCTCCTAGGTATCATCCTTCCTTGGACCAAACTTTTGTCAAGTGCACCATAGAAGAGATAATAAATATGCCAGCAACCAAAATCCGGCTTAAGCGCCTTTATCATATTGATGCAGCAAGCATTGAGAGGCTACAAAAACTTGCATGTGTTAATGGTAATAAGAGAACAAAGATTGAGGCTTTCTCAGCTTATATTTGGAAGGTTATGATTAATGCAATTGATCAATCCCATTCAAAGTGCAAGATGGGCTGGTTAGTTGATGGACGTTCTAGAATGTGTGGAGAAGAGAATTCCATGTCAAACTACATAGGCAATGTCTTGTCTGTGGCTTTTGCAGAGGCAAGTCTCATAGAACTAAAGCAAGATTCTATTTCGGATATTGCCAATAATGTTCATGAGGCGATTTCAAAGGCGACTACTCAGGATCATTTCCTGGATTTGATAGATTGGATAGAGTGCCACAGGCCTGGTTTAATGCTATCAAGAATTGTGTTAGGCCAAGGTGGACCAGCCTTGGTTTTGTCATCAGGAAGAAGGTTTCCAGTTGCTGAAGTTgattttggatttggtagtCCAGTGCTAGGAACAGTCTGCTCCACTATAGAAAGGATTGGAGTTGCTTACCTGAACCAAAGGCAAAGTGCTAGGGGTGATGGCTCATGGACTATATCAGCTATCTTATGGCCGGAATTGGCAGCTGCTTTGGAGTCTGATTCGATTTTTCAGCCCATGTCTGCAAATCATCTTCAACTTTAG